A genome region from Planifilum fimeticola includes the following:
- a CDS encoding 4Fe-4S single cluster domain-containing protein: protein MKLRIHRFLPATRTEGPGVRACVWVQGCPIRCSGCAVPNTWPEEGGEEIDVQDLAERILNGPSVEGVTFAGGEPFAQAEGLAHLGKILRNRGLSIVTYTGYLLEQIRRSSRTDWHDLLAVTDVLIDGPFRADLRDVSRLWVGSSNQRVHFLTSRYRYWEARLENTPNRMEVRIQPDGRIAVNGIVDLERLESWFAELARLESAPGTAIKGKWSEGAGDGDA, encoded by the coding sequence ATGAAGTTGCGGATCCATCGCTTTTTGCCCGCCACCCGTACGGAAGGACCCGGGGTACGGGCCTGTGTCTGGGTCCAGGGGTGCCCGATCCGCTGTTCGGGGTGTGCGGTTCCGAACACGTGGCCGGAAGAGGGGGGAGAAGAAATCGACGTTCAGGATTTGGCGGAACGCATCTTGAACGGTCCTTCGGTCGAAGGCGTCACCTTTGCCGGAGGAGAACCCTTCGCCCAGGCGGAGGGATTGGCACATCTGGGAAAAATTCTGCGTAACCGGGGGTTATCCATTGTCACCTATACGGGATACTTGCTGGAACAGATCCGGCGTTCCTCCCGAACCGATTGGCATGATTTGCTGGCGGTGACCGATGTGTTGATCGACGGCCCCTTTCGCGCGGACCTCCGGGATGTGAGCCGACTCTGGGTCGGCTCTTCCAACCAGCGCGTCCATTTTCTCACTTCCCGCTATCGCTACTGGGAAGCCCGGTTGGAGAATACGCCCAACCGGATGGAGGTGCGGATCCAACCGGACGGACGGATCGCCGTCAATGGAATTGTGGATCTAGAGCGGTTGGAATCTTGGTTTGCGGAATTGGCCCGTCTGGAATCAGCGCCTGGTACCGCCATCAAAGGGAAGTGGAGCGAGGGAGCAGGTGATGGGGATGCATAA
- a CDS encoding transglycosylase domain-containing protein yields METDRKKTKSPKRRRAKKTRRWRKPVIVALAVTAALFLIVVNVAISMSDISALKDASPHPTVIYDREGRVASEISTSKKEAVGIKRVPTHLVQAVVAMEDQRFYHHSGIDYVGTLRALIHNLSAGKTVQGGSTITQQLAKNVFLTHDRTYKRKIKEMLLAKKIEREYSKNEIMEMYLNNIYFGEGAWGIKRAAEIYFGKEVDRLTLGESALLAGMIKAPSVLNPFKDFQKTMKRRDLVLDRMVELGFITEKEKKAAMGQEIVLEGKRLDNDARRFPHYVDYILEEAVSRYGLTANEVLNGGLQIHTELDPKMQEAVESVYKNDDLFPADGKDQIVQSGAVLIDPSTGGIRALVGGRGKHTFRGFNRASQLKRQPGSTMKPLAVYTPALESGYDLDSRLLDKPTNFGDYRPKNHDGRYRGEVTMYEAVVDSLNVPAVWLLDQIGVDRGMETVRRFGIPLDEKERQLGLALGGLNGGTSPLQLAQAYSAFANRGVMVEAHAIRRIEKPDGELVAQWYKKSVRVTSEEVAQKITYMLKGVVDEGTGTAARIPGRPIAGKTGTTQLPGGGDGAKDNWFVGYTPQLVGAVWLGYDKTDGNHYLTTTGGQTAARIFREMMAASLKGEPVQSFDLSMIPWKTPPKVKRETERREEKRREEIGEKWQKELEKRRKELEKEIKKRQKEWEKRLEEWRKRWGGG; encoded by the coding sequence ATGGAGACCGACAGAAAAAAGACCAAGTCCCCCAAGAGGCGGCGCGCCAAGAAAACGCGGCGCTGGAGAAAGCCGGTGATCGTCGCTTTGGCGGTGACGGCCGCCCTTTTTCTCATCGTCGTCAACGTCGCCATATCCATGAGCGACATCAGCGCCCTGAAGGATGCGTCCCCCCACCCCACAGTCATCTACGACCGGGAGGGGCGTGTGGCCAGCGAAATCTCCACCTCCAAAAAGGAGGCGGTGGGCATCAAACGCGTTCCCACCCACCTGGTCCAGGCGGTGGTGGCGATGGAAGATCAACGCTTTTACCACCATTCGGGCATCGACTATGTCGGTACCCTTCGCGCACTGATCCATAATCTGTCCGCAGGGAAAACGGTCCAGGGGGGCAGCACGATCACCCAGCAGCTGGCCAAAAACGTCTTTTTGACCCACGACCGGACTTATAAGCGAAAGATCAAAGAGATGCTCCTCGCCAAGAAGATCGAGCGGGAATATTCCAAAAACGAAATCATGGAGATGTACTTGAACAACATCTATTTCGGCGAGGGGGCCTGGGGGATCAAACGGGCGGCGGAAATTTATTTCGGCAAGGAGGTGGACCGACTCACCCTGGGAGAGTCCGCCCTGTTGGCCGGCATGATCAAGGCACCGTCCGTCCTCAATCCCTTCAAGGATTTTCAAAAGACGATGAAGCGGCGGGATCTGGTTCTCGACCGCATGGTGGAACTGGGATTCATCACGGAAAAAGAGAAAAAGGCGGCGATGGGGCAGGAAATCGTCCTTGAGGGCAAACGGCTGGACAACGATGCCAGGCGCTTTCCCCACTACGTCGATTACATCCTGGAGGAAGCCGTTTCCCGTTACGGCCTGACGGCGAACGAGGTCTTGAACGGCGGCCTCCAGATTCACACCGAGCTGGATCCCAAAATGCAGGAGGCGGTGGAGTCCGTCTACAAAAACGATGACCTCTTTCCCGCCGACGGGAAGGATCAGATCGTCCAGAGCGGCGCCGTTCTCATCGATCCTTCCACCGGGGGGATTCGGGCCCTGGTCGGCGGCCGCGGGAAGCACACCTTTCGCGGCTTCAACCGGGCTTCCCAGCTGAAGCGCCAGCCCGGATCCACCATGAAGCCTTTGGCCGTCTACACGCCGGCCCTGGAGTCGGGATATGACCTGGATTCCAGGCTGCTGGACAAACCGACGAACTTCGGGGACTACCGGCCGAAAAACCATGACGGCCGGTACCGGGGCGAAGTGACGATGTATGAAGCGGTGGTGGATTCCCTCAACGTTCCCGCGGTGTGGTTGCTCGATCAAATCGGTGTGGACCGGGGGATGGAGACCGTCCGGCGGTTCGGCATCCCCCTGGACGAAAAGGAGCGCCAATTGGGGTTGGCGCTGGGCGGATTGAACGGGGGCACCTCTCCCCTGCAATTGGCCCAGGCGTACTCCGCCTTCGCCAACCGGGGAGTGATGGTGGAGGCTCACGCCATTCGGCGCATCGAGAAGCCGGACGGGGAACTGGTCGCCCAGTGGTATAAGAAATCCGTCCGGGTCACGTCCGAGGAAGTGGCCCAAAAGATCACCTACATGTTGAAGGGCGTGGTGGATGAAGGCACGGGAACGGCGGCACGGATTCCGGGCCGACCCATCGCCGGCAAGACGGGTACCACCCAGCTGCCGGGGGGCGGAGACGGAGCCAAAGACAATTGGTTCGTCGGGTATACTCCCCAGTTGGTGGGAGCGGTCTGGCTCGGTTACGACAAGACCGACGGGAACCATTATCTGACCACTACCGGCGGTCAAACGGCCGCCCGGATCTTCCGGGAAATGATGGCCGCCTCCCTGAAAGGGGAACCGGTCCAATCCTTCGATCTTTCGATGATTCCCTGGAAGACGCCGCCCAAGGTGAAAAGGGAGACGGAGAGACGCGAGGAGAAGAGGCGGGAAGAGATCGGGGAGAAGTGGCAAAAGGAGCTGGAGAAGCGGCGGAAAGAGCTGGAGAAGGAGATCAAGAAGCGTCAGAAAGAGTGGGAGAAGCGCTTGGAAGAGTGGAGAAAGCGGTGGGGAGGGGGATGA
- the dtd gene encoding D-aminoacyl-tRNA deacylase — translation MRIVLQRAKNARVTVDGRVTGSIDHGLVLLVGFTDGDGEEDLRYLADKVVNLRIFEDDQGKMNRSLLDVGGSILSVSQFTLYGDCRKGRRPSFTAAAAPDIASGLYDRFNEQLRSHGVRVETGVFGAMMQVSFTNDGPVTLILESRENGKVRV, via the coding sequence TTGCGCATCGTCTTACAGCGGGCCAAAAACGCCCGGGTCACCGTGGACGGCCGGGTGACGGGATCCATCGATCACGGATTGGTGCTGCTTGTGGGTTTTACCGACGGAGACGGGGAGGAGGACCTCCGCTACCTGGCGGACAAGGTGGTGAATTTGCGCATCTTCGAGGATGACCAGGGGAAGATGAACCGTTCCCTCCTCGATGTGGGGGGGAGCATATTGTCCGTGTCCCAGTTCACCCTGTACGGGGACTGCCGGAAAGGGCGACGTCCCAGCTTTACCGCCGCAGCTGCTCCGGATATCGCATCCGGGCTGTACGACCGGTTCAACGAGCAGCTTCGGAGTCACGGGGTGAGGGTGGAAACCGGCGTTTTCGGGGCGATGATGCAGGTCTCCTTCACCAACGACGGCCCCGTGACCCTGATCCTGGAAAGCCGGGAGAACGGAAAGGTCCGTGTGTGA
- a CDS encoding helix-hairpin-helix domain-containing protein, with the protein MGMHKKEKFWKNSLWILWTFTIVFYWVAFFYIGIRARHRRWIWWGVIYSIPFVLLMVFSPDSTIGNYLTNLAIGAWIASIIHGFAVRREYLVRMKVREELLQQEEELLRRKILGVDGENLLSKVPSTSPFASSDASSAPERAASPFSDRHAPGETALVDLNRASEEQIASLPGINLIMAKRAVSLRDARGGFDSLEDFSHALGLKPHIKERIRPMVTVGPKAEDSRPSGSEREGGFGRIVDY; encoded by the coding sequence ATGGGGATGCATAAAAAAGAAAAGTTTTGGAAAAATTCCCTTTGGATCCTATGGACGTTCACCATTGTCTTTTATTGGGTGGCATTTTTTTACATAGGAATCCGGGCGAGGCATCGGCGTTGGATCTGGTGGGGAGTGATTTATTCCATTCCCTTTGTTTTGTTAATGGTCTTTTCCCCGGACTCGACGATCGGAAATTATTTGACAAATTTGGCGATCGGGGCTTGGATTGCTTCCATCATTCACGGTTTTGCCGTCCGCCGGGAATATCTCGTTCGAATGAAAGTGAGAGAGGAACTCCTCCAACAGGAGGAAGAGCTTCTGCGACGAAAAATCTTAGGTGTGGATGGAGAAAACCTCCTTTCAAAAGTCCCCTCCACGTCGCCTTTTGCTTCATCCGATGCTTCTTCCGCTCCGGAAAGGGCTGCTTCCCCTTTCTCCGACCGGCATGCACCGGGCGAAACCGCCCTCGTTGATCTGAATCGTGCTTCGGAAGAGCAGATCGCCTCGTTACCCGGCATCAATCTGATCATGGCGAAGCGGGCCGTTTCTCTCCGGGATGCACGGGGAGGTTTTGATTCCCTTGAGGATTTCAGCCATGCTCTGGGCTTGAAGCCCCATATCAAGGAGAGGATCCGGCCCATGGTGACAGTTGGCCCGAAAGCGGAAGATTCAAGACCTTCCGGGTCGGAGAGGGAGGGGGGCTTTGGGCGGATTGTGGATTATTGA
- a CDS encoding AAA family ATPase, with amino-acid sequence MRSFPVELAEFLKARFPYLYIPTWEEERLLDVIKEVVRDPSRIRTVRDLFTWTVTDGMVGADSRMVSETQSPLKALEFINKYDQPAVFILKDFHFYFGGMAGRPDYPVIRKMRDLAVRLKQSPRPKNVIITAPTRVLPVELQKDVTIVEFDLPTEEEIARLLHEMIEVNRRSGRIAIDLKPEEEERLVKAALGLTLKEAENAFARAMVRDGRVGADDVEVILEEKRQIIKKTGILEFIRSPFSIDEVGGLENLKRWLEKRKNSWLDSAKRYGIPAPKGVLITGVPGCGKSLISKAISAMWKLPLLRLDIGKVFSGIVGSSEENMRQAIRTAEAIAPSILWIDEIEKGFSNIGSSGDSGTSTRVFGTFLTWMQEKTKPVFVVATANQIQELPPEFLRKGRFDEIFFVDLPTQVERKEIFRVHLRKRLRDPEVMRDFQLNEEILETLAHWTEGFVGAEIEQVVIAALFEAFSEQRSIRLSDFEKAVKNMVPLSVTQAEQIRAIRDWANVRAVAATAREHMVDYTRQSDRSCVPGDDDIRRVRGGRKVDF; translated from the coding sequence TTGCGTTCGTTTCCGGTGGAATTGGCCGAATTTTTAAAAGCGCGATTCCCCTATTTGTACATACCAACTTGGGAAGAAGAGCGTTTGCTTGATGTGATCAAGGAAGTGGTGCGCGATCCGTCACGCATTCGAACCGTGCGGGATCTTTTTACATGGACGGTGACCGACGGGATGGTCGGTGCCGATTCCCGGATGGTTTCGGAAACGCAATCCCCTCTCAAGGCCTTGGAGTTTATCAACAAATATGATCAGCCTGCGGTTTTTATTTTGAAGGATTTTCATTTCTATTTTGGCGGCATGGCTGGGAGACCCGATTATCCGGTTATCCGTAAGATGCGCGATTTGGCGGTCAGGTTGAAGCAAAGTCCGCGACCCAAAAATGTGATCATCACTGCGCCCACCCGTGTTTTGCCGGTCGAGCTGCAAAAGGATGTGACCATCGTTGAGTTCGATTTGCCCACCGAGGAGGAAATCGCTCGCCTGTTGCACGAAATGATCGAAGTGAACAGGCGAAGCGGGCGGATTGCGATTGATTTGAAACCCGAGGAGGAAGAGCGGCTTGTCAAGGCGGCGTTGGGCTTGACCTTAAAGGAAGCAGAAAATGCTTTTGCTCGTGCCATGGTGAGGGACGGCAGGGTCGGCGCGGATGATGTGGAGGTGATACTGGAGGAAAAGCGGCAGATCATCAAGAAAACAGGCATTCTGGAGTTTATCCGAAGCCCCTTTTCAATTGATGAAGTCGGAGGACTGGAAAACCTGAAGCGTTGGCTGGAGAAGCGAAAGAATTCCTGGCTCGATTCGGCGAAACGATATGGCATTCCCGCCCCCAAAGGCGTGTTGATCACCGGTGTGCCGGGTTGTGGCAAAAGCCTCATATCCAAAGCGATCAGCGCCATGTGGAAGCTGCCTTTGCTTCGTCTGGATATCGGGAAAGTATTCAGTGGGATTGTCGGGAGCAGCGAGGAGAATATGCGTCAGGCGATTCGCACAGCCGAGGCGATCGCACCTTCGATCCTGTGGATCGACGAAATCGAAAAAGGGTTCAGCAACATTGGGAGTAGCGGGGACAGTGGAACCTCCACCCGTGTGTTCGGGACCTTTTTGACTTGGATGCAGGAAAAGACGAAACCCGTTTTCGTGGTTGCGACCGCCAACCAGATCCAAGAACTGCCCCCGGAGTTTCTCCGCAAAGGGAGGTTTGACGAGATTTTCTTTGTTGACCTTCCCACACAGGTGGAACGCAAGGAGATCTTTCGGGTCCATCTCCGGAAACGGTTGCGCGATCCGGAGGTGATGAGGGATTTTCAGCTGAATGAGGAAATTTTGGAAACGTTGGCCCATTGGACCGAAGGATTTGTGGGAGCGGAGATTGAACAGGTCGTCATCGCCGCCCTGTTTGAGGCCTTTTCAGAACAGCGGAGCATCCGGTTAAGCGATTTTGAGAAGGCTGTCAAGAACATGGTCCCCTTGTCCGTCACCCAGGCGGAGCAAATACGGGCCATCCGCGATTGGGCAAATGTACGGGCAGTGGCGGCGACGGCGCGGGAACACATGGTCGATTACACCAGACAGTCCGACCGATCCTGCGTACCTGGGGATGATGACATCCGCAGGGTCCGCGGAGGCCGAAAAGTGGATTTTTAA
- a CDS encoding DUF2997 domain-containing protein, whose protein sequence is MKRVQIRLFPDGTVRAEVKGVKGKKCTDYIRILEELLEAETVDSDYTAEYYEREVEQLLNKESTVHAEKLRDRSGGGGSFE, encoded by the coding sequence GTGAAACGGGTTCAGATCCGATTGTTTCCCGATGGAACGGTTCGGGCGGAAGTAAAAGGGGTTAAAGGGAAAAAGTGTACGGACTACATCCGGATCCTTGAAGAGCTGTTGGAAGCGGAGACCGTCGATTCCGACTACACTGCGGAATATTACGAAAGGGAAGTGGAGCAGCTCCTCAATAAAGAATCGACAGTTCATGCCGAAAAACTTAGAGATCGGTCGGGAGGCGGGGGGAGTTTCGAATGA
- a CDS encoding RelA/SpoT family protein codes for MPIEALLDKCSAYLKEDDIKRIEKAYRFAEKAHAGQKRKSGEPYVNHPVAVATILADLQMDATTLVAAILHDVVEDTGVTLEVVREEFGETVSRLVDGVTKLGKRMKYKSNEEHQAENHRKMFVAMAQDIRVILIKLADRLHNMRTLKYLSEEKQRRIANETLEIFAPLAHRLGISTIKWELEDIALRYLNPQQYYRIVNLMRKKRAEREQYLEEIIQVLRERLEKTGIKAEISGRPKHIYSIYRKMVTQHKQFNEIYDLLAVRVIVDTVRDCYAVLGIIHTIWKPMPGRFKDYIAMPKPNMYQSLHTTVIGPKGEPIEVQIRTWDMHKTAEYGIAAHWAYKEGTQVQPGTFEEKLKWFREILEMQQETQDAQEFVENLKIDLFSDSVFVFTPKGDVVELPAGSVPLDFAYRIHTEVGNQCIGAKVNGKIVPLDYKLHTGDIVEILTSKHSYGPSQDWLKMVKSSHARNKIRNWFKKQRREESVAKGREMIENLLRKHDFNASEVLTDERVEEVARKFNFPDEEDMYAAVGYGGISAAQVVHRLIEGLKPEPEEPILLPEVKELPRPSRRPAHGVRVKGVDNLLVRLSRCCNPVPGDEIAGFVTRGRGVSVHRKDCPNLKSVEKERMIPVEWEGTPDQSYHVDIEVSGLDRRGLLHEVLQAVSETKTNLSAVSGKADRRGMASIHMTISIRNLNHLQYVVERIKRVRDIYSVRRIMQ; via the coding sequence ATGCCGATTGAAGCGCTGCTGGACAAATGCTCCGCATATTTAAAAGAGGACGATATAAAGCGAATCGAAAAGGCTTACCGCTTTGCGGAAAAGGCCCATGCCGGCCAAAAGCGGAAATCGGGGGAACCCTATGTGAATCATCCGGTCGCGGTGGCGACCATATTGGCTGATCTGCAGATGGATGCCACCACCCTGGTGGCGGCGATTCTGCACGACGTGGTGGAGGATACCGGGGTCACCCTGGAAGTCGTCCGGGAGGAATTCGGGGAGACGGTCAGCCGGCTGGTCGATGGCGTCACCAAGTTGGGCAAGCGGATGAAGTACAAGTCCAACGAGGAGCATCAGGCGGAGAACCACCGAAAGATGTTTGTCGCCATGGCCCAGGATATCCGGGTGATCCTGATCAAGCTGGCCGACCGGCTGCACAACATGCGGACCTTGAAGTATCTCTCCGAAGAAAAACAGCGAAGAATCGCCAACGAGACCCTGGAGATTTTCGCCCCCCTTGCGCACCGGCTGGGAATTTCCACGATCAAGTGGGAGTTGGAGGATATCGCCCTTCGCTATCTCAATCCCCAGCAGTATTATCGGATCGTGAACCTGATGCGGAAAAAGCGGGCCGAACGGGAGCAGTATCTGGAGGAGATCATCCAGGTGTTGCGGGAACGCCTGGAGAAAACGGGAATCAAGGCGGAGATCTCCGGACGTCCGAAACACATATACAGCATCTACCGCAAAATGGTCACCCAGCACAAGCAATTCAACGAAATTTACGACCTGTTGGCCGTCCGCGTCATCGTCGACACCGTTCGGGACTGCTACGCCGTGCTCGGCATCATCCACACCATCTGGAAGCCGATGCCCGGCCGCTTCAAAGATTATATCGCCATGCCGAAGCCCAATATGTACCAGTCTCTGCACACGACGGTGATCGGGCCGAAGGGAGAGCCGATCGAGGTGCAGATCCGCACCTGGGACATGCACAAGACGGCCGAATACGGGATTGCCGCCCACTGGGCCTACAAGGAAGGGACCCAGGTTCAGCCGGGCACCTTCGAGGAGAAGCTGAAGTGGTTCCGCGAAATTCTGGAGATGCAGCAGGAGACCCAGGATGCCCAGGAGTTTGTGGAGAATCTGAAGATCGATCTCTTTTCCGATTCCGTGTTCGTTTTCACCCCGAAGGGGGATGTGGTGGAGCTCCCCGCCGGATCCGTTCCCCTGGATTTCGCCTACCGCATCCACACCGAGGTGGGCAACCAATGCATCGGGGCCAAGGTGAACGGAAAAATCGTTCCCCTGGATTACAAGCTGCATACCGGGGACATCGTCGAGATCCTCACCTCCAAGCACAGCTACGGTCCGAGCCAGGACTGGCTGAAGATGGTGAAATCCTCCCACGCCCGAAACAAGATCCGCAACTGGTTCAAGAAGCAGCGGCGGGAGGAAAGCGTCGCCAAGGGGCGGGAAATGATCGAAAACCTCCTCCGCAAACACGATTTCAACGCTTCGGAGGTGCTCACCGACGAGCGGGTGGAGGAGGTGGCCAGGAAGTTTAATTTTCCGGACGAGGAGGACATGTACGCCGCCGTCGGGTACGGGGGCATCTCCGCCGCCCAGGTGGTCCACCGCCTGATCGAGGGGCTCAAGCCCGAACCGGAAGAGCCCATCCTTCTGCCCGAGGTGAAGGAACTGCCGCGCCCCAGCCGCCGCCCGGCCCACGGGGTGCGGGTGAAGGGAGTGGACAACCTGCTCGTCCGACTCTCCCGGTGCTGCAATCCGGTCCCCGGGGATGAGATCGCCGGTTTTGTCACCCGCGGCCGCGGGGTTTCCGTCCACCGAAAGGATTGCCCCAATTTGAAGTCGGTGGAGAAGGAGCGGATGATCCCCGTGGAATGGGAGGGGACGCCGGACCAATCCTACCACGTGGATATCGAGGTGTCGGGCCTTGACCGGCGCGGCCTGCTCCACGAGGTGCTTCAGGCGGTTTCCGAGACGAAAACCAACCTGTCGGCGGTTTCGGGCAAAGCGGACCGCAGGGGCATGGCCTCCATCCACATGACCATTTCCATCCGAAACCTGAACCATCTCCAGTACGTGGTGGAGCGCATCAAACGGGTCCGGGACATCTACTCCGTCCGTCGGATTATGCAGTGA